In Isosphaera pallida ATCC 43644, the sequence GCCGCCTCAAGGTAGTACAGCGCTGACCAGCGGTGCCCACCGCCGCGAACAGCACTGCACGGGTGGCCAGGTCGAAGTTGGCTTTGGGAGTCAGGATCACGGCGTTGTTGCCGCCCAGTTCGAGGATCGTCCGGCCCAGACGTCCGGCCACCACCGCGCCGACTCGTCGTCCCATCCGACAACTGCCAGTGGCCGAGATCAGGGGCAACCGCGGGTCGGCGATCATCGACTCGCCTACAGTCTGAGCTTCACCCACGCAGAGGTTGAACACCCCGCTCCAGCCCATTGGCTCCACCACCCGATCGACCAGGTTTTGAACCGCGATCGCGGTCAGGGGGGTCAACGGGGAGGGCTTCCAAATCAGGGTGTCGCCGCAGACGGCCGCGATCATCGCGTTCCAGGCCCAGACCGCCACCGGAAAGTTGAACGCGGTGATGACGCCGACCGGTCCCAGCGGGTGCCATTGTTCCATCATGCGGTGGTCGGGACGTTCCGAAGCGATTGTCAGACCGTACAATTGGCGCGACAACCCCACGGCAAATTCACCCATGTCGATCATTTCCTGGACTTCGCCCAGACCCTCGGAGCGGATCTTGCCCACTTCGAGGGTAACCAACATCCCTAAATCCTCCTTGTGGAGCCGCAGCGTCTCGGTGATCCGCCGCACCACCTCGCCCCGCGCTGGGGCCGGCAACGACCTCCAGGCGCGGAAGGTCTCGGACGCCTTCTGGGCGCAATGGTCGTAATCCTCCTTCGAACCGGTCGCCACCCGCGCCAGCGTCGCGCCGCTGGCGGGGTTGATGGACTCGATCACCTCGCCGCCGGGCTTCTCCAGCCGGGAACCGGCGTGAACTCCGCTGACCACCGCGGCCGGGTCGATCCCCAGCCGTTTCAGCACCGCCGTCGCGTCCACCACGATAGGAACTCCCTCTCATTCCAGGTGCGTCGTCACGTCGCCCGATCATCCCGCTTACGGATCATCTCCCGGAGCGAACGAGCCTAGCCCCGCGCCGTTGATCCCGCAAGCCGCGCGTTCCATCCCCTCAGCCTTCACGGGGGCTGGAA encodes:
- the amaB gene encoding L-piperidine-6-carboxylate dehydrogenase is translated as MVDATAVLKRLGIDPAAVVSGVHAGSRLEKPGGEVIESINPASGATLARVATGSKEDYDHCAQKASETFRAWRSLPAPARGEVVRRITETLRLHKEDLGMLVTLEVGKIRSEGLGEVQEMIDMGEFAVGLSRQLYGLTIASERPDHRMMEQWHPLGPVGVITAFNFPVAVWAWNAMIAAVCGDTLIWKPSPLTPLTAIAVQNLVDRVVEPMGWSGVFNLCVGEAQTVGESMIADPRLPLISATGSCRMGRRVGAVVAGRLGRTILELGGNNAVILTPKANFDLATRAVLFAAVGTAGQRCTTLRRLIIHESIAEPFVARIARAFEGIVIGDPADERTLMGPLIRPQAVEAYRKALEAARAQGGDLVKGGRVLEDRPGFFVEPTIVRARPDMPIVGEETFAPILYVLTYREFDEALAIHNAVEQGLSSAIFTDDLLEAERFLGPEGSDCGIANVNIGTSGAEIGGAFGGEKATGGGREAGSDSWKAYMRRQTCTINRGKTLPLAQGVKFDLDDTGA